A region from the Parabacteroides sp. FAFU027 genome encodes:
- the ilvN gene encoding acetolactate synthase small subunit produces the protein MELFTIIVFSENQPGLLSQVSNIFTRRQINIESLTVSASSIEGIHKYTITVFSTKDMVDKVVKQIEKRVDVVKAYFYTDEEVIYQEIALYKVATNIIVDHVEVENLVRKYNARFLEINRDYAVLELTGHTEDTQLFFEELKQYGVMQFVRSGRIAITKSSKELLSNFLEKRAEKAD, from the coding sequence ATGGAACTATTTACTATCATCGTTTTTTCGGAAAACCAACCCGGACTCCTGAGCCAGGTTTCGAATATATTCACACGTCGTCAGATCAATATTGAAAGCCTGACCGTTTCTGCCTCTTCGATCGAGGGTATCCACAAATACACCATCACCGTTTTCTCAACCAAAGACATGGTGGATAAAGTGGTTAAGCAGATCGAAAAGCGCGTAGATGTGGTTAAAGCTTACTTCTATACTGATGAAGAGGTTATTTATCAGGAAATTGCACTCTACAAAGTGGCAACCAACATCATCGTTGACCATGTAGAAGTGGAAAATCTGGTTCGTAAGTACAATGCCCGTTTTCTGGAAATCAACCGCGATTACGCCGTACTTGAACTTACAGGACATACGGAAGATACCCAGTTATTCTTTGAAGAGCTGAAACAATACGGAGTAATGCAGTTTGTTCGTTCAGGACGGATTGCCATTACCAAGAGCTCAAAGGAGCTGCTGAGTAATTTCCTTGAAAAGAGGGCTGAAAAAGCAGACTAA
- a CDS encoding acyl-[acyl-carrier-protein] thioesterase, with protein MNRIGSYTFSIEAGDVDIFGKYPLPVLVRKMLDCAGYHADERGWGLRHLNAGNCSWVLARAAIELESFPEIYDHIVIQTWVEDLNKHFSTRNFCFQNQKGEILGYARTVWSMIDLNTRKAADLTAVSDISNHKVDKECPIDKPGKIGIVSSEPEYFHDVKYSDLDFNGHVNTCKYVEHIINLFSSDIKQIGELNRFDITFMSESKPGDKLHFHRATASDHETQIEITGHNSRSICRAKITFKK; from the coding sequence ATGAACCGGATAGGTAGTTACACCTTTAGTATAGAAGCGGGAGACGTCGATATTTTTGGAAAATATCCGTTACCGGTACTCGTGCGAAAGATGCTTGACTGCGCCGGATACCATGCTGACGAACGAGGCTGGGGGCTCCGCCATTTAAATGCAGGGAACTGTTCCTGGGTATTAGCCAGAGCTGCTATTGAGTTGGAGAGCTTTCCTGAAATCTATGACCATATTGTTATTCAGACCTGGGTTGAAGATTTGAATAAACATTTCTCTACCCGGAATTTCTGTTTTCAGAATCAAAAAGGTGAAATTTTAGGTTACGCACGCACTGTGTGGTCAATGATAGACCTGAACACCCGAAAGGCTGCAGATCTAACAGCTGTAAGCGACATCAGCAATCACAAAGTTGACAAAGAGTGTCCAATCGATAAACCTGGCAAAATCGGGATTGTATCAAGCGAACCGGAATATTTTCATGATGTGAAATATTCAGATTTGGATTTCAACGGACATGTCAATACCTGCAAGTATGTGGAGCATATCATTAACCTGTTTTCATCAGACATTAAGCAAATCGGAGAACTAAACAGATTTGACATCACATTCATGTCGGAATCAAAACCCGGAGATAAGCTTCATTTTCACCGGGCAACAGCCTCCGATCACGAAACTCAGATCGAAATCACGGGACATAACTCCCGGTCAATTTGCAGAGCTAAAATTACATTTAAGAAATAA
- a CDS encoding SPOR domain-containing protein has product MKLLISHIEYLLTENDCVIVPGWGGFVVQQHNALITESSILPPSREICFNPGLVHDDGILISSISQTQGISYSEARRLLNNEVGIFNAELSHQKSIEFGEIGKFSFDEEQTLLFEPKDNVSTDLECLGFAPLQLKTLDQIQQKAKPQPAERKPFAEQEGDIIHIRFSKRKMLRAMASAAAIMILWVFSSPVKDQRSNISCAGMISRLEFSKPHSPVTPSVKKDTVIMKDTVVVEKKIEQAVEPRDSVVEELHYFIVLGSFQTEHAANRHKEQLSELGVPHVGVKKMGSKMRTYLKGFADKDSAMKYLNKIRDDREEYKEAWLYCMK; this is encoded by the coding sequence ATGAAGCTTCTGATATCACATATTGAATACCTGTTAACCGAGAATGATTGCGTGATTGTTCCCGGCTGGGGTGGTTTTGTGGTACAGCAGCATAATGCGTTGATTACAGAATCAAGCATTCTGCCTCCATCGCGGGAGATCTGTTTTAATCCGGGTTTGGTGCATGATGACGGGATTCTCATCTCATCAATTTCTCAAACGCAGGGGATCAGCTATTCTGAAGCACGGCGTCTGTTGAATAATGAGGTCGGGATTTTCAATGCCGAATTATCTCATCAAAAGAGTATTGAATTTGGGGAAATAGGAAAGTTCTCTTTCGATGAAGAGCAAACTTTGCTATTTGAACCAAAAGATAATGTTTCCACAGACCTTGAATGTTTGGGTTTTGCTCCGCTGCAATTGAAAACATTGGATCAGATTCAGCAAAAAGCAAAACCACAACCAGCCGAGCGCAAACCGTTTGCTGAGCAGGAGGGAGATATTATTCATATCCGTTTCAGTAAGCGCAAAATGCTTCGGGCTATGGCTTCTGCTGCGGCGATAATGATATTGTGGGTGTTTTCATCTCCGGTAAAGGATCAACGCTCAAACATCAGTTGTGCAGGTATGATTTCGCGGTTGGAGTTTTCGAAACCACATTCCCCTGTAACGCCTTCGGTCAAGAAAGATACGGTCATAATGAAGGATACAGTCGTCGTGGAGAAAAAGATAGAACAAGCAGTCGAACCTAGGGATTCCGTAGTCGAAGAGTTGCACTATTTTATCGTGCTGGGTAGTTTCCAGACCGAACATGCAGCTAACCGGCATAAAGAACAGCTTTCAGAGTTGGGTGTCCCTCATGTTGGAGTGAAAAAGATGGGAAGCAAGATGCGTACCTATCTGAAGGGATTTGCTGATAAGGATTCTGCCATGAAATATCTGAACAAGATCAGGGATGACCGGGAGGAGTATAAAGAGGCTTGGTTATATTGTATGAAATAG
- the pheS gene encoding phenylalanine--tRNA ligase subunit alpha: MIDKIKSLLDEISNLTAANLDEVEALRIKYLSKKGEITSLMNDFRNVPAEQKREVGQLINQLKDKAQEKINTLKEVLESQNLGSVEEDLTRTAYPIALGTRHPLSIVKNEICDIFARLGFTIAEGPEIEDDWHVFSSLNFAEDHPARDMQDTFFIQRSPDVLLRTHTSSVQTRVMEKTQPPIRIICPGRVYRNEAISYRAHCFFHQVEALYVDKNVSFADLKQALLYFAKEMFGTETKIRLRPSYFPFTEPSAEMDISCNLCGGKGCPFCKHTGWVEILGCGMVDPNVLEACGIDSKEYTGYALGMGIERITNLKYQVKDLRMFSENDVRFLRQFESAY, encoded by the coding sequence ATGATTGACAAAATTAAATCGTTGCTCGACGAAATATCCAACCTCACCGCTGCAAACCTTGACGAGGTAGAAGCGTTGCGTATCAAATACCTCAGTAAAAAGGGCGAAATCACCAGCCTGATGAATGATTTTCGAAATGTTCCGGCTGAACAAAAACGTGAAGTTGGACAGCTTATCAATCAACTGAAAGATAAGGCGCAGGAAAAAATCAATACGCTCAAAGAAGTATTGGAAAGCCAAAACCTGGGCAGCGTAGAAGAAGACCTGACCCGCACGGCCTATCCGATTGCATTAGGTACACGCCACCCGCTTTCTATCGTCAAAAACGAAATTTGCGATATTTTTGCCCGTCTTGGATTTACCATTGCCGAAGGGCCTGAAATCGAAGATGACTGGCACGTATTTTCTTCACTCAACTTTGCCGAAGACCACCCTGCACGTGATATGCAGGACACTTTTTTCATCCAGCGTAGTCCGGACGTGTTGCTTCGCACACACACCTCTTCTGTTCAGACTCGCGTCATGGAGAAAACCCAACCGCCTATCCGTATCATTTGCCCGGGACGCGTGTATCGCAACGAAGCGATTTCGTACCGTGCACACTGTTTCTTCCACCAGGTAGAAGCGCTGTATGTGGATAAAAACGTTTCATTTGCTGACCTGAAACAGGCTTTATTATACTTTGCAAAGGAGATGTTCGGAACCGAAACCAAAATTCGTCTCCGCCCGTCTTACTTCCCGTTTACAGAGCCATCGGCTGAAATGGATATCTCCTGTAACCTTTGCGGAGGAAAAGGCTGTCCATTCTGCAAACATACCGGATGGGTAGAAATCCTAGGTTGTGGCATGGTGGATCCGAACGTATTGGAAGCTTGCGGTATAGACAGCAAAGAATACACCGGATATGCCCTCGGTATGGGTATCGAACGTATCACCAACCTGAAATACCAGGTAAAAGATCTCCGGATGTTCTCCGAAAATGATGTGCGGTTCCTGCGACAATTTGAATCCGCCTACTAA
- the lgt gene encoding prolipoprotein diacylglyceryl transferase: MLNYITWTVDPAIVNILGREIRWYGLMFAIGFWIGYKIVEKMFKQENIDLKWLDSLFIYVIAGTVIGARLGHCLFYAWDYYSANPIEIFKIWEGGLASHGGAIGIIIAIWIYSKKVTHRSMLFTFDRLVVPVALVGALIRLGNLFNHEIYGHATNLPWAFRYVTNLQAWRHGAEPIFSDPSHPTQIYEAVCYILVFILLMNLYFKKKAWQKEGLIFGIFLNGIFLTRFFIEFIKNDQEAFEANMLLNMGQLLSLPFIIIGCYLIYRALTKPKAII, from the coding sequence ATGCTGAATTATATTACCTGGACTGTAGATCCGGCCATTGTCAATATCCTGGGCCGTGAAATCCGTTGGTACGGACTGATGTTTGCCATTGGATTCTGGATCGGATACAAGATTGTAGAGAAAATGTTTAAGCAGGAAAATATCGACCTGAAATGGCTCGACAGCCTGTTTATCTATGTCATCGCCGGAACGGTGATAGGTGCCCGTTTGGGACATTGTCTCTTTTATGCCTGGGATTACTATTCGGCTAATCCGATCGAAATTTTCAAAATCTGGGAAGGCGGACTGGCCAGCCATGGAGGAGCAATCGGTATTATCATTGCCATTTGGATCTATTCAAAGAAGGTAACGCACCGGAGTATGCTCTTTACATTTGACCGTCTGGTTGTACCTGTAGCGTTAGTTGGTGCATTAATTCGTCTCGGCAACCTATTCAATCACGAAATTTATGGCCATGCAACCAATTTGCCCTGGGCATTCCGCTATGTGACCAATCTTCAGGCCTGGAGACATGGGGCAGAACCAATTTTCTCCGATCCGTCACATCCGACTCAGATCTATGAAGCTGTGTGCTATATCCTTGTTTTTATCTTGTTGATGAACCTTTATTTCAAAAAGAAGGCGTGGCAAAAAGAAGGGCTTATATTCGGCATCTTCCTGAATGGGATATTCCTAACCCGTTTCTTTATAGAATTTATCAAGAACGACCAGGAAGCATTTGAGGCTAATATGCTATTAAATATGGGCCAATTGTTGAGTCTGCCGTTTATAATTATTGGGTGTTATCTGATTTATAGAGCATTGACCAAGCCCAAAGCTATTATATAA
- a CDS encoding lipid-binding protein, whose translation MKKINYLLLTLFMLLALSCEQEYKKEYSWAYPLSGDWMLKEYVDGVASGSPFEIKIYNSSFGKDSIWIDDYGTGVASASQYGNYWTMKFKAKADMTSKTFQTGLSTSVIPGYGIGIKVANGKVINNDSIYFEIMFEDDATPYGVTHVLAGHRSTSYEEYMNH comes from the coding sequence ATGAAAAAAATAAATTATCTATTGTTGACATTGTTCATGCTATTGGCTCTTTCTTGTGAGCAGGAATATAAAAAAGAGTACAGCTGGGCATATCCTTTGTCTGGAGACTGGATGCTTAAAGAGTATGTAGATGGAGTTGCCAGTGGATCTCCGTTTGAAATAAAGATCTATAACTCTTCATTTGGGAAAGATTCAATTTGGATTGATGATTATGGTACCGGAGTTGCAAGTGCCAGTCAATATGGTAATTATTGGACAATGAAATTCAAGGCAAAAGCGGATATGACTTCCAAAACATTTCAAACAGGTTTGTCAACATCTGTAATTCCGGGATATGGCATCGGGATTAAAGTCGCTAATGGAAAAGTCATAAACAATGACAGTATCTATTTTGAAATAATGTTTGAAGACGATGCTACTCCATATGGCGTTACTCATGTTTTAGCAGGGCACAGATCAACCTCGTATGAAGAATACATGAATCATTAA
- a CDS encoding DUF5011 domain-containing protein, which produces MKKIIMIISLLGAIMASCNKDSEGVSTMTTYPTVELKGDEALTILVGGSYTESGVIAKEGDTDISSTVVIDGAVNTSTPGVYTIKYTATNKDGFTATARRYVGVITAEAAAMDISGTYKRNAGALGLVSVTKTNYPGLYINNNPGGAKNSDGTNVSDIYVYMFQTKATVVNAPSQDTKVGEFACINGVYDATNNLFKWVCVNSGYGTALRTFIKQ; this is translated from the coding sequence ATGAAAAAAATAATTATGATCATAAGTTTGTTAGGAGCTATTATGGCTTCTTGCAATAAGGACTCTGAAGGAGTTTCAACAATGACTACTTATCCGACTGTCGAGTTGAAGGGCGATGAGGCGTTGACTATTCTTGTAGGAGGCTCTTATACAGAATCAGGCGTAATCGCTAAAGAGGGCGATACCGATATTAGTAGCACTGTGGTCATTGATGGCGCTGTCAACACATCTACCCCAGGCGTTTATACTATTAAATATACTGCGACAAATAAAGATGGCTTTACGGCTACAGCCAGACGCTATGTTGGTGTAATAACAGCAGAAGCTGCCGCTATGGATATTTCAGGAACTTACAAGCGAAATGCTGGAGCTTTGGGGTTGGTGAGTGTGACAAAGACAAATTATCCGGGGCTTTATATCAATAATAATCCGGGAGGAGCCAAAAATTCGGATGGTACAAACGTCAGTGATATTTATGTTTATATGTTCCAGACGAAAGCGACTGTAGTGAATGCTCCATCTCAGGATACTAAGGTTGGTGAATTTGCCTGTATAAATGGAGTCTATGATGCAACCAATAATCTGTTTAAATGGGTATGTGTAAATTCTGGTTACGGAACGGCTTTACGTACTTTCATCAAGCAATAA
- a CDS encoding SusD/RagB family nutrient-binding outer membrane lipoprotein yields the protein MNKIIYKYLLVLISTFSLLGCSDKFWDINTDPNNPSVVTPALALPSGISGSVFVIGGYYHALGSFWTQQYAQAPAASQWLEWESYNLTDDDFDRQFTTMYSGALTDLQYVREQAKNSSSWPYYSIATLVQAYDFQVLADLYDQIPFTEALKGSTILQPKYDKGALVYDSLFARIDDAISRNLTNVPASLETSDVLLGGDMDAWIAFGNTLKLKMYLRYVNVDPNKYKSQIIALLNENNFLTKDVRFTAFKAQETGYNPFYNTFVDRLAGNIVANKTLVNYLENNNDPRLQKFFNASVTGSIYASVATGESKTLLGTINNYATPNIGQIDPVYLFTKEEVLFMIAEAQARYKTSAEAQATYLKGIKASLSRYGLPEDTVSYSYNGIKSIIEQKWIAATNLRAIEAYFDFNRTGYPDFFSTSLTSVLSGNARPKRLFFPATERKTNANTPDRVPLTEKVWWGL from the coding sequence ATGAATAAGATAATATATAAGTACTTGCTGGTTTTGATAAGTACGTTTTCATTACTGGGATGTAGTGATAAATTCTGGGATATAAATACAGATCCCAATAATCCATCTGTGGTTACACCTGCTTTAGCATTACCCAGTGGAATATCAGGTAGTGTCTTTGTTATAGGAGGATATTATCACGCATTAGGAAGTTTCTGGACACAACAATATGCACAGGCTCCTGCGGCGTCACAATGGTTAGAATGGGAATCATATAACCTGACTGATGATGATTTTGACAGACAGTTTACTACTATGTATTCCGGTGCATTAACCGACCTACAATATGTGAGAGAGCAGGCTAAGAATTCGTCTAGTTGGCCATATTATTCAATTGCAACCCTGGTTCAGGCTTACGATTTTCAGGTGTTGGCTGACTTGTATGATCAAATACCTTTTACAGAGGCTTTAAAAGGATCAACTATTTTACAACCGAAATATGATAAGGGGGCTTTAGTTTATGATAGCTTATTTGCCCGGATCGATGATGCAATATCCCGGAACTTAACTAATGTTCCTGCTTCCCTCGAAACGTCTGACGTATTATTAGGTGGAGATATGGATGCATGGATCGCGTTTGGAAATACACTTAAACTTAAAATGTATCTGAGGTATGTGAATGTAGATCCTAATAAATATAAGAGCCAAATCATTGCGCTTTTAAACGAAAATAATTTCTTAACGAAAGATGTCCGTTTTACGGCATTCAAAGCGCAGGAAACCGGATATAATCCCTTCTATAATACTTTTGTTGATCGTCTGGCAGGAAATATTGTCGCTAATAAAACATTGGTAAATTATCTGGAGAATAATAATGATCCAAGACTTCAAAAATTTTTCAATGCTTCTGTGACGGGTTCAATTTATGCCAGTGTTGCTACAGGTGAGTCTAAAACCTTATTGGGAACGATTAATAACTACGCCACACCTAATATTGGACAAATAGATCCGGTTTATTTATTTACTAAAGAAGAGGTTTTGTTTATGATTGCGGAAGCTCAGGCCAGATATAAAACGTCAGCAGAAGCCCAAGCGACTTATCTGAAGGGCATTAAAGCATCATTGAGTAGATATGGACTTCCAGAGGACACTGTTTCATATTCATATAATGGAATAAAGTCAATTATTGAACAGAAATGGATTGCAGCAACAAACCTGAGAGCCATTGAAGCTTACTTTGATTTTAACAGGACTGGTTACCCTGACTTTTTTAGTACGTCATTAACCTCTGTTTTATCCGGCAATGCTAGACCAAAACGTCTGTTCTTTCCGGCAACAGAGAGAAAGACTAATGCAAATACACCTGATAGAGTTCCTCTTACAGAGAAAGTCTGGTGGGGACTATAA
- a CDS encoding SusC/RagA family TonB-linked outer membrane protein has protein sequence MRKLTLFFLCLIVNIALVSAQTKVSGLVISAEDGQPVIGASVVVKGTKVGTVTDLDGRFSLNVPFGTKTLVFRYVGFDSKEESVKASMRIVMQPSSQALSEVVVTALGIKRSEKSLGYAATTISNQQLTTTGDRSALNALQGKVAGVDISSASGSPGASTRVILRGYSSLRSNNQPLYVIDGVPVSNGVVNQTDINGGYDFGNRANDINPDDIESITVLKGGSGTAQYGSRAANGVIIITTKNGSKANNKAKIEVSSTTTFDTPLKLPLMQNEFGQGWYDVGGTATNLEENGSWGPRFDGKIRIWGHVVDNQQQIKPYVALPSNIKDFFDVGVTTNNSFSLSNGDKDKSYFISYANINNDGIMPSNADSYKRNNLSLRGSSTFLKNLTLSGSLNYVRKDTKFVPTGQEQSVLDAIWQSARDISLVDLKDYNNKFNNVDNYYTVYAQNPYYVLNEHGNKFMENRVYGNTALDAKILPWLTATFRIGEDASNSTLKTWRAITKSTRADYNKEVGRVGENSYYASEFNTDFLLKIEKKLQDKVSLNAILGHNFNQRDTRVQTAEVVGLDIPNYYNLSNSSSTPSVTATTTQRRLVGVYGSFDLGYKDWLFLNFSARNDWSSTLPVNNRSFFFPGGSLSVVFTELMGKSVQNILSYGKIRAGIAQTGNDADPYLINSVLVQTTHTDGYRSLEYPLAGSINGFSVSNRIGSDKLKPEISTDMEIGTELKFLDNRYGMDIALYNKTITDLIWQASIPASTGYTSMMMNLGKITNKGVEISVSVIPVKVKDLEWEVFANYTRNINKLVKLTEGLDQISLGGTSSINYMARPGYELGLFEGNVLETDPDGHTVVDAQGLPIFKSEKGYLGSSQSKYRIGGGTSIKFKGITLKTVFDFRKGGHLYSRTKEILYFTGNAPQTTYNDRQPFIIPNSVQLVDGKYVENTTPIAGWDHNLNLYYNQTYNAGIGGAYALVDRTFLKMRELSLSYAIPKSVLASSFINSAEIALVGRNLFIWTPKSNIFTDPEQTTFGNDIEAGFGDYGATPSTKSLGFSVKLGF, from the coding sequence ATGAGAAAGTTGACGCTCTTCTTTCTATGTTTGATTGTAAACATAGCGCTCGTTTCTGCACAGACCAAGGTCAGTGGATTGGTCATATCTGCTGAAGATGGGCAACCCGTCATCGGAGCTTCGGTAGTCGTAAAGGGTACCAAAGTGGGGACTGTAACAGACCTGGACGGTCGTTTTAGTTTAAATGTTCCTTTCGGAACAAAGACTTTAGTCTTTAGGTACGTTGGGTTTGATTCAAAGGAAGAATCAGTTAAAGCCTCAATGCGTATTGTGATGCAGCCCTCTTCGCAGGCGTTAAGTGAAGTGGTTGTTACTGCCTTGGGCATAAAAAGATCAGAGAAAAGTCTCGGTTATGCAGCAACCACAATTTCTAATCAGCAATTGACTACTACAGGAGACCGAAGTGCGTTAAATGCACTTCAGGGAAAGGTCGCCGGTGTTGATATTTCTTCAGCGTCCGGCTCTCCGGGTGCATCTACACGTGTGATACTGAGAGGTTATTCATCGCTAAGATCAAATAATCAACCGTTATATGTAATTGATGGAGTGCCAGTCAGTAATGGAGTAGTAAATCAAACCGACATAAATGGAGGATATGATTTTGGGAACAGAGCCAATGATATCAATCCTGATGATATCGAGTCAATTACAGTTTTAAAAGGAGGTTCTGGTACAGCTCAATATGGTTCTAGAGCAGCAAACGGAGTTATTATTATTACTACAAAAAACGGATCAAAAGCTAATAATAAGGCGAAAATTGAAGTCTCATCAACGACAACTTTTGATACACCTTTGAAATTGCCATTGATGCAAAATGAATTCGGTCAGGGATGGTATGATGTAGGGGGAACAGCTACAAACCTAGAAGAAAATGGCAGTTGGGGACCTCGATTTGATGGGAAAATCAGAATTTGGGGACATGTTGTCGATAACCAACAACAGATTAAACCCTATGTTGCACTACCTAGTAATATCAAAGACTTTTTTGATGTTGGTGTAACTACCAATAATAGCTTTTCGTTGTCCAATGGTGATAAGGACAAAAGCTATTTTATTTCATATGCCAACATCAATAATGATGGAATAATGCCTTCCAATGCAGATTCGTATAAAAGAAATAATCTTTCATTGAGAGGTTCTTCTACTTTTTTGAAAAACCTGACACTCTCCGGTTCACTTAACTATGTGAGAAAGGATACAAAATTCGTCCCAACCGGTCAGGAGCAGTCTGTATTAGACGCTATTTGGCAGAGTGCGCGTGATATCAGCCTTGTTGACTTGAAAGATTACAATAACAAGTTTAACAACGTGGATAATTATTATACTGTGTACGCTCAGAATCCATATTATGTGTTGAATGAGCACGGCAATAAATTTATGGAAAACAGAGTCTATGGCAATACGGCTTTAGACGCTAAGATTTTACCATGGTTGACAGCCACTTTCAGAATCGGAGAAGATGCCTCTAACAGTACCTTGAAAACCTGGCGGGCAATAACCAAATCTACAAGAGCAGATTATAACAAAGAAGTAGGTCGGGTAGGGGAAAACTCTTACTATGCATCTGAGTTTAATACTGATTTCCTATTGAAAATTGAAAAGAAGTTACAAGATAAAGTTTCTTTGAATGCAATTCTGGGGCATAACTTTAATCAACGGGATACCAGAGTTCAGACTGCAGAAGTGGTCGGTCTTGATATTCCCAATTATTATAATCTGTCAAATAGTTCATCTACACCTTCTGTTACCGCAACTACAACTCAAAGGCGGTTGGTTGGTGTATATGGTAGCTTTGACCTGGGATACAAAGATTGGTTATTCCTAAACTTTTCTGCCAGAAATGACTGGTCTTCAACGCTTCCCGTTAATAATAGATCGTTTTTCTTTCCAGGAGGAAGTCTCAGTGTTGTATTTACTGAGTTGATGGGTAAATCTGTGCAAAATATTCTATCTTATGGAAAGATACGGGCAGGTATAGCACAGACAGGTAATGATGCTGATCCTTATTTGATTAATTCTGTATTGGTTCAAACAACCCATACGGATGGATACAGATCTCTGGAATATCCCTTGGCTGGTTCGATAAATGGTTTCTCTGTATCCAACAGAATAGGAAGTGATAAATTGAAGCCAGAGATTTCAACCGATATGGAGATTGGAACTGAATTGAAGTTCCTGGATAATCGATATGGTATGGATATTGCTCTCTATAATAAGACTATTACCGATTTGATATGGCAAGCATCCATTCCGGCTAGTACTGGATATACAAGCATGATGATGAACCTTGGTAAAATAACGAATAAAGGGGTAGAAATCAGTGTGAGTGTGATACCGGTTAAAGTAAAAGATCTTGAATGGGAGGTTTTTGCCAATTATACAAGAAACATCAACAAACTAGTGAAACTAACCGAAGGTCTTGACCAAATTTCATTAGGAGGAACCAGCTCCATCAACTATATGGCCAGACCTGGTTATGAATTAGGATTATTTGAAGGAAATGTATTAGAGACAGATCCGGATGGTCATACAGTAGTGGATGCTCAGGGACTTCCAATTTTCAAATCAGAGAAAGGCTATCTTGGTTCATCGCAAAGTAAGTATAGGATAGGTGGCGGAACTTCCATTAAATTTAAAGGGATTACTCTCAAAACGGTATTTGATTTTAGAAAAGGAGGGCATCTCTATTCCAGGACTAAAGAAATTCTGTACTTTACCGGTAATGCTCCGCAAACAACCTATAATGACCGTCAACCATTCATTATTCCAAATTCAGTCCAGTTGGTTGATGGAAAGTATGTTGAAAATACAACTCCAATTGCCGGATGGGATCATAATCTTAATTTGTACTACAATCAAACATATAATGCAGGTATTGGAGGTGCATATGCTTTGGTAGACAGGACTTTCCTGAAAATGCGGGAATTAAGTTTATCATATGCTATTCCTAAGTCAGTTTTGGCATCGTCATTCATTAATTCCGCAGAGATCGCTTTGGTTGGACGGAATCTATTCATATGGACACCCAAGTCTAATATTTTTACAGATCCGGAGCAAACGACTTTTGGTAATGACATTGAAGCCGGTTTTGGTGATTATGGTGCAACACCTTCTACTAAAAGCCTGGGATTTAGCGTGAAATTAGGATTTTAA
- a CDS encoding YjjG family noncanonical pyrimidine nucleotidase, giving the protein MRKYKSVFVDLDDTLWDTKSNSREGMTEIFFQYKLEEYFESFEHYYGIYTERNQELWHQYHHGQIGKQFLISERFLHPLRFAGLADENLAIQMNSDYLDAVSSKTQLIPNAKDLLEYLYPKYRLFVLSNGFRDVQQKKLANSGLLGYFEKIITSEDVGVNKPYPGIFEYALKSTNSRKKESIMIGDNPEADIAGAYNYKLDQIYFMNFQCHSLPFTPTYSVDTLDEVKSIL; this is encoded by the coding sequence ATGAGGAAGTACAAAAGTGTATTTGTAGATCTTGATGATACGTTGTGGGATACCAAATCAAATTCAAGAGAGGGTATGACAGAAATCTTTTTTCAGTATAAACTGGAAGAATATTTTGAGAGTTTCGAACATTACTATGGGATTTATACGGAAAGAAACCAGGAATTGTGGCATCAGTACCATCATGGCCAGATTGGGAAACAATTTCTAATTAGTGAGCGGTTTCTTCACCCTTTGCGTTTTGCGGGTTTGGCTGACGAAAATCTTGCTATACAAATGAATAGCGATTATCTTGACGCTGTATCATCTAAAACCCAACTGATACCTAATGCAAAAGACCTTCTGGAGTATTTGTATCCCAAATACAGATTATTTGTTTTATCAAACGGTTTTAGGGATGTGCAGCAAAAAAAACTGGCTAATTCCGGTCTTCTGGGTTATTTTGAGAAAATCATTACTTCCGAAGATGTCGGGGTAAATAAGCCTTACCCTGGAATATTTGAGTATGCTCTCAAATCAACAAATTCCCGCAAAAAAGAGAGTATAATGATTGGTGATAATCCTGAAGCGGATATAGCGGGTGCCTATAACTACAAATTAGACCAAATCTATTTTATGAATTTTCAATGTCATTCACTTCCGTTTACTCCGACCTACTCTGTAGATACGCTTGATGAGGTGAAATCTATACTTTAA